Part of the Natrialbaceae archaeon AArc-T1-2 genome, CTCGTCGACGAGGATCCGTTCCAGGGTCTGTCCGAGATCGTCGCGACCGCGTCCGTCCAGGAGGACGAAGCCGAGTTCGTCGAAGAGCAATTCGAGGACCTGGAGAACGAATCCGAAGAACTCGAGGCCGACGTGGAGACGACCGTCGGATTACTCGACGAGTCGCTCGAACTGCAGGAGGCCTACGAGGAGAACGAACTCGCCTACGAACTCGATCGGATCGACGAGGCAGTCTACGAGTTCGAACGCGACCGCCTCGAAGAGGAAGCCGAGGAGATCGAACGTCGGGCCCAGGACGTCCTCGACGACGACGAGTACGAGGCGTTCGAGGAGCTGCTCGTCGAAGCGACCGAGATCCAGGGCGAGCTGTTCCGTCTCGGCGTCAGCTACGAGTTCGACGGCATCTCCGAGGCGGAGTTCCAGCGGCGCACGGCCGAACTCGGCGCACAGCTCGAGGGGATCTACGAGGCCGTCGAAACCGAGGTCTTCGCCGATGCGATCGCCGCCATCGAGGCCGAGCGCACCGCCCTCGAGGAGCGCTCCGAGCGAGCGGTCGAACTGATAACCGAGACGCGCGACCTCCAGGAGACCTACGAGGAGAACGAACTGGCCTTCGAGACCGGCCAGATCGATGCGACGACCTACGAGGCCGAGCGCGAGCGCCTCGAGGGCGAGTTCGCGGCCATCGACGCCGAGGCCCGCGAGACGCTGAGCGACGAGGAGTACGCGGTGTTCGCGGGACTGCTCGAGGAAACCCGCGAGGTCGAGAGCGAACTGTTCTGGGTCGGCGTCCAGTTCGAACGCGGACAGATAGACGAGGCGGAGTACCAACAGCGCGCGGCCGAACTCGGCGCGCAACTCGAGGGAATCTACGAGGCCGTCGAGACCGAGGTCTTCGCCGAGACGATCGCCGCAATCGAGGCCGAGCGCGCCGCCCTCGAGGAGCGCTCCGAACGGGCGGTCGAACTGATAACCGAGACCCGCGACCTCCAGGAGGCCTACGTGGAGAACGAACTGGCCTTCGAGTTCGATGAGATCGACGAGGAGACTTACGAGGCCGAGCGCGAACGTCTCGAAAGCGAGTTCGCTGCCATCGACGAGGAGGCTCGCGAAACGCTGACTGACGAGGAGTACGCGGCCTTTGCGGAGCTACTCGAGGAAACCCGCGAGGTCGAGAGCGAACTGATCGAGGTCGGGTTCCGCGCGCAGTTCGACCCGGTCTCCGAAGCCGAGTTCGAACAGCGGACCGACGAACTGTCGGACGACCTCGAGGAAATCTTCGAGGACGTCGAAGACGAGGTCTTCGCCGACAGGATCGAGACGGTAGAGCAGTGGGCCGACGACTTAGAGGAGCGGGCCGAGGAGGAGATACCGGACATCGAGCTGACGCTCGAAGAGCAGATCGACGAACTCGAGTCGATGACCCAGTCCGAGGTCGACGACGTGGTCGAAGACCTCCTCGACGAGGACGCCCAGCGGGAGCTGTTCCTGTTCGTTCCCGACGACTTCCATCCGGGATCGACGACGACGGACGCCAGGATGCTGTTCGTGAGCCAGCAGACCGAAGAGCCGGAAGCGGTCGCCTTCGACGCAGACGACGAGATCGTCGATCGACAGATCGCCCTGGCCGAGCTCGCCGACGAGCGTTTCGGCGACGACGCCCTCGTGTTCGGGGGTGGCATCCTGGCCGACGAGACCGACCGGTCGATCGAAGACAGCCTCGGGCTCGTCATGCCACTCGCGGCACTGTTCGTCGTCATCGTGTTGGCGATTGCCTACCGCGACCTGCTCGATATTCTTCTCGGTATGGCCGGAATCGGCCTCGTTCTCGTCTGGACGTTCGGGTTCATGGGCTGGGCCGGAATCGCATTCAACCAGGTCATGATCGTGGTGCCGGTCCTCCTCATCGGGCTGTCGATCGATTACTCGATTCACGTGTTCATGCGCCACCGGGAACAGCGCGAGCGTGCGACGGGTGCGGACGAACGCACACCCAGTGGGGCGATGAGTGTCGTACTCGTCGTGCTCGGCATCGCGTTCGTCTGGGTCACCACGACCGCCGCGATCGGGTTTCTCGCGAACGTCGTCAACCCGATCGAGCCGATCCAGGAGTTCGGCGTCGCGAGCGCGTTCGGCATCGTCTCCGCGTTCGCGATCTTCGGTGCGCTCGTCCCGGCGGTGAAAGTCGAACTCGACGCTGTGCTCGAGCGTCGCGGGATCGATCGACGGAAGTCGGCGTTTGGCACCGGTGGCGGTCGACTCTCAGGGGTGTTGGCGCTCGGACAAAGGGCGTCCGACCAGAGTCCGTGGCTGATCGTCATCCTCGCGGTATTCCTTACGGCGGGCGGAGTCGTCGGCGCGGCCCAGATCGATACGACCTTCGACGACGAGGACTTCATCGCCGAGGATCCGCCGGAGTGGACCCAGGAGTTGCCCGAACCCATGGCGGTCGGCGAGTACGAGACCTGCGAGAGCCTCTCGTACGTCGACGAACGGTTCTTCCGGCTTGACCAACGCACGCACGTGGTCGTCGACGGGAACGTGACCCAGAACGACACGTTAGAACGTGTCTACGAAACGGAAGTGCTGGCGGACGAGCTCGAGACGACGCACACGCTCCCGAACAACGACCCACACGTTACCAGCCCGCTGTCGGAGATGGCGGCCGTCGCCGCAGAGAACGAGACGTTCTATGAGACGTTCACCGATGCCGATACGACCGACGACGGCATTCCCGACGACGACCTCGAGGAGGTCTACGACGAGTTCGTCGAGGCGGACGAGGACCGCGCTGCCGAGGTCCTCGACTGGACTGAGGAGGGAGACGACCGCGAGTACGAGGGACTCCTGATACTCGTCTCGGTCCACGGTGAGGCAGATACCGACCAGATAGCTGAGGATGGAGAAACACTAGAATTCGTGATGGACGGCGACGGGCTCGAGGCGACGGCGACCGGGCAGCC contains:
- a CDS encoding MMPL family transporter, whose translation is MVVFSLVLGSGTVLLDEEASLEQFEADLEEAEEYDEAQERFGVEANETATQIVVRDDDALSRESLLETLAFRQDLRKNETVNESLVDEDPFQGLSEIVATASVQEDEAEFVEEQFEDLENESEELEADVETTVGLLDESLELQEAYEENELAYELDRIDEAVYEFERDRLEEEAEEIERRAQDVLDDDEYEAFEELLVEATEIQGELFRLGVSYEFDGISEAEFQRRTAELGAQLEGIYEAVETEVFADAIAAIEAERTALEERSERAVELITETRDLQETYEENELAFETGQIDATTYEAERERLEGEFAAIDAEARETLSDEEYAVFAGLLEETREVESELFWVGVQFERGQIDEAEYQQRAAELGAQLEGIYEAVETEVFAETIAAIEAERAALEERSERAVELITETRDLQEAYVENELAFEFDEIDEETYEAERERLESEFAAIDEEARETLTDEEYAAFAELLEETREVESELIEVGFRAQFDPVSEAEFEQRTDELSDDLEEIFEDVEDEVFADRIETVEQWADDLEERAEEEIPDIELTLEEQIDELESMTQSEVDDVVEDLLDEDAQRELFLFVPDDFHPGSTTTDARMLFVSQQTEEPEAVAFDADDEIVDRQIALAELADERFGDDALVFGGGILADETDRSIEDSLGLVMPLAALFVVIVLAIAYRDLLDILLGMAGIGLVLVWTFGFMGWAGIAFNQVMIVVPVLLIGLSIDYSIHVFMRHREQRERATGADERTPSGAMSVVLVVLGIAFVWVTTTAAIGFLANVVNPIEPIQEFGVASAFGIVSAFAIFGALVPAVKVELDAVLERRGIDRRKSAFGTGGGRLSGVLALGQRASDQSPWLIVILAVFLTAGGVVGAAQIDTTFDDEDFIAEDPPEWTQELPEPMAVGEYETCESLSYVDERFFRLDQRTHVVVDGNVTQNDTLERVYETEVLADELETTHTLPNNDPHVTSPLSEMAAVAAENETFYETFTDADTTDDGIPDDDLEEVYDEFVEADEDRAAEVLDWTEEGDDREYEGLLILVSVHGEADTDQIAEDGETLEFVMDGDGLEATATGQPIVFGAIEDDVFQAVFESLLVSMAGVFLVLMVAYRWRYGSASLGAITLSPIVLSVTWILGTMHLLSIPFNIVTGTITSLTIGLGVAYNIHMTERFMIERKREESLQDALYRSVTGTGGALFGSAGTTALGFGMLVFSILAVLEQFAVIIALTIAYAFLGSVFVLPSFLVLWNRHRENLGRTEITTLIGGRDVLRDPVLVGLLIILPAYFVGVWVAIVPDEELLLEVAASGGTEVVEPTFDELMGAVVAPVTGALVAGISALFLVQRSWSVDARLLVVGFRRLEVLAARFGVLSAVVAVVVAVSTATLAIHFVPEHPGWFVLALVLAAGVYGAIGAVAGTFLGRMAGVYLMLFAPLIDIFVLQFPLADPPSWASWLPGHHAMELALSAAFASDVAIGHANWAVGYLGLAVAIAAIAYTARQ